From one Perca fluviatilis chromosome 10, GENO_Pfluv_1.0, whole genome shotgun sequence genomic stretch:
- the flrt1b gene encoding leucine-rich repeat transmembrane protein FLRT1 — translation MAAESLAELRDWLFLLLLCLTLLAEVLELAAAAIAMETGEGDEGIVCPSVCRCDEGFVYCNDRGLSIIPPLPLMAAILYLQSNRLSNAGLPPSLERSTSIRVIYLYANQLDEFPLHLPPSLRELHLQDNNIRTLPRSALAKLPLLERLHLDDNSISTVSIQERAFSGTPRLRLLFLSRNHLSSIPAGLPASLEELRLDDNRISTIPTHAFRGLSSLRRLVLDGNLLANTRIADDTFSRLSNLTELSLVRNALQSPPVYLPSAHLVRLHLQDNGMTHIPRGALEGMRRLQRLDLSGNNLTTLPRGLLKDTESLELLLLRGNPWYCGCNLRWLHAWLHSRGAAVTVRGLTCQGPEPVRGQALRELTSLMEQCEGPPAGPSTGMGVNPAEKDGGGEDSVGGGQAVDSVPHGSSTTTSLLVPTQGSLFTLRAKWPGLVMPLPPGEGGQVSGEALELSVKPLSSDSVLVSWLCPQPAPSFRLSWLRLGSSAALGSITETLVPGERRQYLLTQLTPRSHYLICLLPLRQESSFGGSSMGLSRVGSMDTDSKETSPACAQIETGEALVSTGGEGSDKDGQDSELTVLPLAGIIGGATALVSLLLIFGIFCWYGQRAGYVSGDSYSRGRGGKPYDDYVESGTKKDTSILEIRAPPAGFQMTAMAHQPLQPKLEDVTYIHTIFPSSSSSSQANGTYRSSHGAGSLNGTILSQTSHHHVTYGTNRGYREGGIPDIDYAYT, via the coding sequence ATGGCAGCTGAGAGTCTTGCTGAGCTTCGTGATTGGCTCTTTCTGCTCCTCCTGTGCCTCACCTTATTGGCTGAGGTGCTAGAACTGGCGGCAGCGGCAATTGCCATGGAGACGGGCGAGGGAGATGAGGGCATTGTTTGTCCCTCAGTGTGCCGCTGTGATGAGGGTTTTGTCTACTGCAATGACCGTGGCCTCAGTATAATTCCTCCACTACCATTAATGGCTGCCATCCTCTACTTGCAGAGCAACCGGCTGAGTAacgctggcctgcctccctcacTGGAACGCAGCACTTCCATACGAGTGATTTACCTGTATGCCAACCAGTTGGATGAATTCCCTTTACACCTCCCGCCTTCTTTACGGGAGCTCCATTTGCAGGATAATAATATACGAACGTTACCGAGATCAGCTCTGGCCAAGTTACCATTACTAGAACGTTTGCACCTGGATGATAACTCTATATCCACAGTTAGCATCCAGGAGCGAGCTTTTTCTGGGACTCCACGACTACGACTGCTGTTTCTGTCTCGGAACCACCTGTCAAGCATCCCTGCAGGCTTGCCAGCGTCCTTGGAAGAGTTGCGACTGGACGACAACAGAATCAGCACCATCCCCACTCATGCCTTCCGTGGGCTCTCTTCCCTGCGACGCTTGGTCCTGGATGGGAACCTGTTGGCCAACACACGCATTGCAGATGACACCTTTTCCCGTCTCTCCAACCTGACTGAGCTGTCACTGGTCAGGAATGCCCTACAGTCTCCGCCAGTCTACCTACCTTCGGCTCACCTCGTGCGACTCCATTTGCAAGACAACGGAATGACTCACATACCACGGGGGGCGCTGGAAGGAATGCGGCGGCTACAGAGGCTGGACCTGTCAGGAAACAATCTGACCACTCTCCCACGAGGACTTCTAAAAGACACAGAAAgcctggagctgctgctgctgcgaggAAACCCCTGGTACTGTGGCTGCAACCTTCGCTGGCTCCACGCATGGCTGCACAGCCGGGGGGCAGCAGTGACAGTCAGGGGTCTGACCTGTCAGGGGCCCGAGCCTGTAAGGGGCCAGGCCCTCAGAGAACTAACCTCCCTGATGGAGCAGTGTGAAGGCCCCCCTGCTGGTCCCAGTACTGGAATGGGGGTCAACCCAGCAGAAAAAGATGGAGGAGGTGAAGATAGTGTTGGAGGGGGCCAAGCAGTGGATTCAGTCCCCCATGGCAGCAGCACAACTACCTCTCTACTAGTCCCCACACAAGGTTCCCTCTTCACCCTGCGAGCCAAGTGGCCAGGCCTTGTTATGCCTCTGCCTCCCGGTGAAGGAGGACAAGTATCTGGAGAGGCACTGGAGCTGTCTGTAAAACCTCTCTCTTCGGACAGTGTATTGGTGAGTTGGCTGTGCCCACAGCCAGCACCTTCCTTCCGCCTGTCGTGGCTGAGGTTGGGTAGCAGTGCAGCTCTTGGTTCCATAACAGAGACTCTGGTACCTGGAGAGAGGAGGCAGTACCTCCTTACTCAGCTTACCCCACGCTCCCATTACCTCATCTGTCTACTGCCACTACGACAGGAATCTTCCTTTGGAGGTTCCAGCATGGGTTTATCACGAGTTGGCAGCATGGACACAGACAGTAAAGAAACGTCCCCGGCCTGCGCTCAGATAGAGACTGGAGAGGCTCTTGTCAGCACAGGAGGGGAGGGGTCAGACAAAGACGGACAGGACTCAGAGCTAACAGTTCTGCCGTTGGCTGGGATCATAGGGGGGGCTACAGCATTAGTAAGCCTGCTGTTAATCTTTGGCATCTTCTGCTGGTACGGACAGAGAGCAGGTTATGTGTCCGGGGACTCATACAGCAGGGGCCGGGGTGGAAAACCTTACGATGACTATGTAGAGTCAGGCACCAAGAAAGACACTTCCATCTTAGAGATCAGGGCCCCTCCTGCAGGGTTTCAGATGACAGCTATGGCCCATCAGCCACTGCAGCCTAAGCTTGAGGATGTCACCTACATCCACACCATTTTCCCCTCTTCTTCGTCTTCGTCCCAAGCTAACGGGACCTACCGGAGCAGCCACGGAGCCGGCAGCCTGAATGGCACCATCCTCAGCCAAACCAGCCACCATCATGTCACTTATGGTACCAACCGTGGCTACAGAGAGGGTGGCATCCCCGACATAGATTATGCCTACACGTGA